From Corynebacterium aquatimens:
GAACTAGTTCGAGCCCCAATGTCGAATCGTTGAAAGAATTGCGGAGCCGTGAGTACAAAGCCCTGCAAACCGAGTTATTAGACCAAGGTGGAAACTCCGAGTTTCTGTCGTTGCCTAAGGTCGCTGATTCGGATTTCAAAGACCGAACTAAGGTCTCATTAGTTTCAGATATTGCGCGCCTCAGAGAAGTTCGCGTTCTCTCAGGTTTCTATCGTGTGGAACTGAGTGAAGAGAACAGCTGGCAATCCACTGCTCTGCTTTCCAATAGGAAAGAAGACTGGCTACCTGCGATTGAAGCATGGGGAGAAGGAGTATTTTTTAAACTGGATGAGCAACTGGTTAGTGACTGGGAAACCAGACCGTGGCCCAACCAAAGATTTGAGCGAATCCTCTCTATCTCGCAAAACCCGCGTGCCTTGAAAGCTTCCGTGCGAATGGTTCTTTTGCACTCCTTGGCTCACATTCTGATTAATCAGCTCTCGCTAGTCGCTGGTTATACAGCTGCGTCAATCCGAGAACGACTCTATGCAGATGATGATCAGTGTGGTGTTCTCCTTTACACCGCGGGCTCAGATTCAGCGGGATCACTAGGTGGACTCTCGGCACTGTCTTCCCTACCCAAAGCGGAAGAGATTCTTCTCGGGGCACTCGAAACCGCACGATGGTGCAGTGCAGATCCAGTTTGCATCGAGTCCGGCCTCCGGGGCTTGGATAGCATGAATCTAGCGGCCTGTCATTACTGCATGCTCGTACCGGAAGTTTCTTGCGAGCATAACAACGTTCTTCTCGATCGAGCCATGCTCATTGGCACCCCCGACGACCCTTCCAAGGGTTTTTTCTCCGATCTTTTTGAAATAGATATTCTTGACCGATGAGCATAAACGTTGTGGATTTGTTCTCGGGCGCAGGAGGTATTAGTCAGGGATTCACAGAAGCAAGCGAACAATTCGCAATCGTCCGGGCAATCGATTCCGATTTGGACGCTGCGATGACGTTTGAACAGAATTTCCAATCCGCAAACGTTGTTCACGCCGATATCGAAGATTGGTTGCAAGATGCCAGAATCGAAAGCTGCGACGTAGTTGTGGGCGGGCCACCGTGCCAGGGCTTTTCCTCACTCGGAAAAATCGATGAAAAGAAGAACCGGCTATGGGAAAATTACGCTCGTTACGTCCGCGAATCTCAACCGTCGTATTTCGTGATGGAAAATGTGCCCCAGTTTGCGAAATCCCCTCAGAAAGCGGTGTTCGAAACAGAGCTAAGTAACGGCCTCCTTAAGGACTACTCAGCCCGTACTTACCTCGTAAATTCAGCAGATTACGGAACACATCAGTTGCGCAGAAGGATGATAATTTTAGGAACTCGAAAGGATCGCGCAGTCTTGAGAATGCCGGCCCCATTGCTCTTCGAGGATGGGTTCTTGACAGTCCGTGACGCATTTAAAGATCTTCCCCCTTGCGTAACAGAAACTGATCTTCCAGACCGCTATACAGAGCGCCAAGGGGTTAAGAGGCCCGGCCCCTTTACAACGAAGGAGCTACATTTGACACGGCGTTACCAGGAAATATCGCTCCGACGTTTTAGCGAGATCCCACCGGGTGGTAACAGATTTGATCTACCTGATGAATTACTGGCCCCCTGTTGGCGAAAGCATACTTCAGGATCCGGAGACGTAATGGGTCGGCTCCATTGGGATCAACCGTCAGTTACTATTCGTACGGAGTTCAATAAACCCGAGAAAGGTCGTTATCTTCACCCCGAGGAGAACAGAGCAATTACTCATCACGAAGCTGCCCGCTTGATGGGATTCCCTGATAACTACAAATGGGTCGGATCGAAAACATCGATTGCTCGTCAAATCGGTAACGCGGTTCCTATCCCCCTCGCGCGCTCAGTCGGGGTCTCAGTAGCTGCTCTTTTCGCTTAAATATATTTTCAGTTAGACACTGGCACCGGGGACATCTATTTTAAATTTGGTCGGCGCAGTTACTTCCCGAGGCCCCATGTCGACGATCAATCCGCTTCGAATGGAAGCTGGACCGCCCCATGCCTGCCGTACTCTACGAGTAAGGTCGCGCCGTGGTTTAAGCACTAACGAGGACGGCGCTCACACGCCTTGCCATCACCATCACGGTCCAGGTGCGGACCGTACCCCGGGTCACCGCGGTAGATCGGACCACCGGTTGCATCCCACACTGCACGGCAGTTCGGGTAGTGCTTAGCCGCCGGAGCCGGACGCGGCGCTGGCTGAGGAGCGGGCTTCGGTGCTGGACGCGGAGCCGGTGCCGGTGCCGGTGCCGGCGCAGGGCGCGGGGCCGGTGCAGCAGCAGGTCGCGGTGCGGGTGCAGGGGCTGGCGCCGGTGCCGGAGCAGGCGGTCCCGGAATGATTCCCGGAAGCGGGTTCGGAATCATACCGTTCTGGATAGCAAACAGTGCAGCTCCACCGATTGCGAGAATTGCAAAGGTAAGACCCAGGCCAACTCCGAGAGCGATCTTCTGTTCCTTCGAACTCGTAGCGTCTCCACCGGCGACAGGAGCAACCGGAGTGTCCGTCGATGTAGAAGAACTGCTAGACGGGGTCGGGGTTGAGGTCGAAGTACCCGTTTCGGCAGCGGTATTTTCCGAAACAGTTGCAGTGTCGCCCGCCCCTGGAGCGGCTGACACTTGAGGAACTACAAGGCTGGCCACGGTTAAACCGGATACTACTGCCAGCGAAATCACAGTTTTGCGCATGGATGAAAATCTAGTGGATCCGGAAAGTATCTTCAACCGCTTTCGGCTACATTTTTCTGCGCTCGGCCGCCCCTGCCAACGGCGCGCTTGGCAATGCGCCTCCCAACCCATAGCCTGCGCATGAATAGACGTGCGCGTCCCGGGCATCTAGTTTGGTTTAGGTTAGTGCAGCTACCTCCGGAGGACTTATGTCGGCGATCAAGACGCTCAGTTTCTTCAACAACAAGGGCGGAGTGGGCAAGACAACCCTGTCGACGAATGTTGCCTACAACTTCGCTATGAAAGGCGCCCGGGTCCTCTACGTCGACTGCGATCCGCAGTGTAACGCCACGCAGTTACTTCTCTCCGAAGAACAGACCGAAGAAATCTACGACGACAACCTCAGCGCCGATGACACTGTCAAGGCATCTTTGAGCAAAACCGTCTACGGTCTCTTCATCCCCTTGCGCGAAGGTGAGCCCGAAATCGAAACGGATGTACCGGTGTACAAATCCGATCGGTTCAAGATCGACGTCATGGCAGGTCACCCGCAGCTTTCGGAGATCGAGGACGTCATGTCTTCCGCATGGCAGACAGCCCTTGGTAGAGAAACCGCAGCATTCCGCCGCGTTCACTGGGCCGGCCAGCTGATCACTCACATGGAAGACAATGACCTGTACGACTACATCCTGTTCGATGTCGGTCCAAGTCTTGGTCCATTCAACCGAACTGTTCTCCTTGGCTGTGACGCGTTCGCTACACCGACAGCAACGGACCTCTTTAGCTACCACGCATTCGGCAACCTCGCCAGGTGGTTCGACAAGTGGGTAGCCGAGTATTCCGAAATGTCGGAGTACAACGTTTCCCAATGGAAGTCCTTCTCCTCCAGCTACGAGAAGAAGGCCCGCGTACTGCGGCTTGGCGGTCAAGGTGACCGCACCCTGCATTACCTGGGCTACACCACGCTGGAATACGTAAAGAAGAAGGCCAACGGCAAGGAGCAACTCGTCGGCGCGTTTGAACGCTTCCGCGATAGGTTCGGCGACGAAGCTCGGCTTATCGGTCGAACCTTGGGACAACCAGATGAGCAGTACCTGCTGGGACATGTACCCCACATGCACTCCATGCCCGCGACTGCGCAGGACGTTCATGCTCCCATTGCGGAGCTCGTTTACGGCGATGGCATCAAAGGCAGCCAGGGCGCACAGCGTGATTCCTATGCGCAGAAGATTACGGAGATTTCCGATAACGTCTTTGCAAAACTCAACGCCTAGTCCCTAAATAGCTGCCAGTAACCGACTACTCGGGTTGTACTTCGCAGCCGACTCCGTCGTTGTCGCGGTCAAGGTGGGTGTCGTAGCCGGGTTCACCACTACGAATCGGGCGGCCGAGTTCATCCCACACTGCCTCGCAGTCTGGGTAGTAGGTATCGCCGGAACCGCTATTGCCGGGTGAGACTTGTTTGCGGCCGTGGGCTGGGTCCTCCCCTACGTTTCCGCTGAGCGATGCGGGATCCGAGGATTCGCCTTCGATATTTTCATCGTCTTTGTACTGGAAGAACGCGGAGCAGAAGAACAACGCGCCGGCGATCAGAATGACGATCGGCCAGCGGCGTTTGAATTGCTCAGGCGGATCAATGGTGCCCATGCCGCGAAGAAGGTCCCTGTCCGTATCCGTGAGGTACTGACTGACCGACTGCTGGGACTGTACCGCTTCCTCGTAGGTGTTCCACCGCTTGTCGTCCTGCCACAAGCAGAAGAACCACCATCCCGGGATCAAGATGAACGGGGTGCTGACAAGAAGGCCAGTCATGAAGAACGTGAGGTCGCCTTTTGCGATCGCGGCGAGGATCATCAACAGACCGAATGCGATGGAAACGTAGGCAATGACCTTAAGGATTGTGCTTGGCCGGGGGCGCTGCGGAACTGCAGGCGCTCCGTAATTCTGAGCAGCGTAGGGATCAGAGCCGCCGTAAGGATTGTTCTGTCCGTACGGATTGTTGTTCCAGTACGGATCAGCATTCGGATCGAAACCGGTCATGCTTGCACTTTACCGCGTCCAAAGCCCGCGTCCAGTGCTTCATAAAAGAGCTTTTTGGCCAGTTCAATGTCGACACCATGCACCACGTTGACGTTGGGTGCGGCTTCCCACTGATCGCGCCAATCCGCAGAAACAGTACCGCGCATTAGTTCGCTTTCGGTTTCAATGTCGATGGCGGTCATGACTTTCACATACGGCAGCGCATTCAAAGCGATCATGCACGTGAGTAAGTCGTGGATTTTTGACTGGTAACCCTCGCCCTGAGATTCGTGGGATTGGTGGTAGAAGTTCAAGATCTCGTCGATGTGCTTAGCCAAGGGGGCGTCGGCAAGTTTCATACTGGTCAAGCTGTTGTCTTCCGCAGTGAAGACCATGCGTTCGGTCAGTTCGAGCGAACAGAGGGTCATGACAGGTCCGTCCCAAGCACCTTCGTTGACTACACCCGGCGGGTCGTCCAACACCACCTTCGCGGCATGGGGATCGACCCAAAAATTCCACTCCGCAGTGGGCGTCGTGTTGCCAGGGTGGTTAATTGCCCCACCCATGACGGTGACGTTGCGCAAGACCTGGTATTCGACAGGGTGCATCGCACGGAAGCGCGCGAGGTTCGTCATCGGGCCTGTGACTATCAACGCTAAGTCTTCCGTGCCCTCGGCAATCGCATCGCACCACACCTCGTCCCACTTCGGCAGTTCTCCCCCATCCGTCAGACGCACGCGGGGGTCCGCATTGACATACCCCAACCCCGTCGGACCATGTGTTTCAGGGGTTGTTACCAGGGGCACGCGAAGAGGGTCACTAGAGCCCGGGGCGATTGGCACCGTAGGATCGTCGATAAGCAATTGCTCCATCACCCATGCGGCGTTGATGAAGCATTGGCCAGCTGTAGCGTTGCCGGCGGATGTGGTGACGCCGACGAGCTCATG
This genomic window contains:
- a CDS encoding ParA family protein; translation: MKTLSFFNNKGGVGKTTLSTNVAYNFAMKGARVLYVDCDPQCNATQLLLSEEQTEEIYDDNLSADDTVKASLSKTVYGLFIPLREGEPEIETDVPVYKSDRFKIDVMAGHPQLSEIEDVMSSAWQTALGRETAAFRRVHWAGQLITHMEDNDLYDYILFDVGPSLGPFNRTVLLGCDAFATPTATDLFSYHAFGNLARWFDKWVAEYSEMSEYNVSQWKSFSSSYEKKARVLRLGGQGDRTLHYLGYTTLEYVKKKANGKEQLVGAFERFRDRFGDEARLIGRTLGQPDEQYLLGHVPHMHSMPATAQDVHAPIAELVYGDGIKGSQGAQRDSYAQKITEISDNVFAKLNA
- a CDS encoding DNA cytosine methyltransferase, with protein sequence MSINVVDLFSGAGGISQGFTEASEQFAIVRAIDSDLDAAMTFEQNFQSANVVHADIEDWLQDARIESCDVVVGGPPCQGFSSLGKIDEKKNRLWENYARYVRESQPSYFVMENVPQFAKSPQKAVFETELSNGLLKDYSARTYLVNSADYGTHQLRRRMIILGTRKDRAVLRMPAPLLFEDGFLTVRDAFKDLPPCVTETDLPDRYTERQGVKRPGPFTTKELHLTRRYQEISLRRFSEIPPGGNRFDLPDELLAPCWRKHTSGSGDVMGRLHWDQPSVTIRTEFNKPEKGRYLHPEENRAITHHEAARLMGFPDNYKWVGSKTSIARQIGNAVPIPLARSVGVSVAALFA
- a CDS encoding excalibur calcium-binding domain-containing protein, whose amino-acid sequence is MRKTVISLAVVSGLTVASLVVPQVSAAPGAGDTATVSENTAAETGTSTSTPTPSSSSSTSTDTPVAPVAGGDATSSKEQKIALGVGLGLTFAILAIGGAALFAIQNGMIPNPLPGIIPGPPAPAPAPAPAPAPRPAAAPAPRPAPAPAPAPAPRPAPKPAPQPAPRPAPAAKHYPNCRAVWDATGGPIYRGDPGYGPHLDRDGDGKACERRPR
- the drmB gene encoding DUF1998 domain-containing protein, with the translated sequence MENLTSIRRAQLISTYGIGSLLPVEHESFIVMGQNSWPPKWINKYHNGKRSNAIHADELATALGVKDLIPPPAEDIFQIPVRRFPEMYACPICKRLDFWTDLARDSSTYGKMNICVDCKTENATLIPSRFVAVCKDGHIQDFPYYSWVHRGSSGDCTPRESKLSLHTQATHDSLQGLIIKCTCGAKRSMEGALGRARLGNCRGRYPWLDDKEPANCDKELIGLQRGAANVWQSIIHSAITVPGSSEAGPIASFLNENPWMLALPPERRDKFILDEAQNNGFEPEELSRAVEQRTSSSPNVESLKELRSREYKALQTELLDQGGNSEFLSLPKVADSDFKDRTKVSLVSDIARLREVRVLSGFYRVELSEENSWQSTALLSNRKEDWLPAIEAWGEGVFFKLDEQLVSDWETRPWPNQRFERILSISQNPRALKASVRMVLLHSLAHILINQLSLVAGYTAASIRERLYADDDQCGVLLYTAGSDSAGSLGGLSALSSLPKAEEILLGALETARWCSADPVCIESGLRGLDSMNLAACHYCMLVPEVSCEHNNVLLDRAMLIGTPDDPSKGFFSDLFEIDILDR
- a CDS encoding nucleoside hydrolase → MRVLIDCDPGIDDTLALTYLAALHRSGEHELVGVTTSAGNATAGQCFINAAWVMEQLLIDDPTVPIAPGSSDPLRVPLVTTPETHGPTGLGYVNADPRVRLTDGGELPKWDEVWCDAIAEGTEDLALIVTGPMTNLARFRAMHPVEYQVLRNVTVMGGAINHPGNTTPTAEWNFWVDPHAAKVVLDDPPGVVNEGAWDGPVMTLCSLELTERMVFTAEDNSLTSMKLADAPLAKHIDEILNFYHQSHESQGEGYQSKIHDLLTCMIALNALPYVKVMTAIDIETESELMRGTVSADWRDQWEAAPNVNVVHGVDIELAKKLFYEALDAGFGRGKVQA
- a CDS encoding excalibur calcium-binding domain-containing protein → MTGFDPNADPYWNNNPYGQNNPYGGSDPYAAQNYGAPAVPQRPRPSTILKVIAYVSIAFGLLMILAAIAKGDLTFFMTGLLVSTPFILIPGWWFFCLWQDDKRWNTYEEAVQSQQSVSQYLTDTDRDLLRGMGTIDPPEQFKRRWPIVILIAGALFFCSAFFQYKDDENIEGESSDPASLSGNVGEDPAHGRKQVSPGNSGSGDTYYPDCEAVWDELGRPIRSGEPGYDTHLDRDNDGVGCEVQPE